The Streptomyces sp. NBC_01268 genome window below encodes:
- a CDS encoding SDR family NAD(P)-dependent oxidoreductase produces the protein MAGMSGKAVLVTGGSRGVGAATAVRFAREGADVAFTYVQGEERAREVAARVESAGGKALALRADAASAGDAAGAVEWAADALGRLDVLVNNVGVGVLGPLESLTLADVDRVLAVNVRAAFLASQAAAARMARGGRIVTVGTCMTQRVPGPGGTLYATSKAALVGLTKALARELGDRGITANIVHPGPTDTDMNPADGPYAEPQARMTALGRFGTAEEVAAMVAFLAGPDAAYVTGAEFSVDGGHAA, from the coding sequence ATGGCCGGCATGAGCGGCAAGGCGGTACTGGTCACCGGTGGCAGCCGGGGCGTGGGGGCGGCGACGGCCGTCCGGTTCGCCCGGGAGGGCGCGGACGTGGCCTTCACCTACGTCCAGGGCGAGGAGCGGGCCCGCGAGGTCGCCGCGCGCGTCGAGTCCGCGGGCGGCAAGGCGCTGGCGCTGCGCGCCGACGCGGCGAGCGCGGGTGACGCGGCCGGCGCGGTGGAATGGGCGGCGGACGCCCTCGGGCGGCTCGACGTGCTCGTCAACAACGTCGGCGTCGGGGTGCTCGGCCCCCTGGAGTCACTGACCCTGGCGGACGTGGACCGGGTGCTCGCGGTGAACGTCCGCGCGGCCTTCCTGGCCTCGCAGGCGGCCGCGGCGCGGATGGCGCGGGGCGGACGGATCGTCACGGTCGGCACCTGCATGACGCAGCGGGTCCCGGGCCCCGGCGGCACGCTGTACGCGACGAGCAAGGCGGCACTGGTCGGACTGACGAAGGCGCTGGCGCGGGAGCTGGGCGACCGCGGCATCACCGCGAACATCGTCCACCCGGGCCCGACGGACACCGACATGAACCCGGCCGACGGCCCGTACGCGGAGCCCCAGGCACGGATGACGGCCCTCGGCCGCTTCGGCACCGCCGAGGAGGTCGCGGCGATGGTCGCGTTCCTGGCCGGCCCGGACGCGGCGTACGTGACGGGCGCGGAGTTCTCGGTGGACGGCGGGCACGCGGCGTAG
- a CDS encoding DMT family transporter, whose translation MSSFAVPAPLDAPRRAWLTDLPVLLVAVVWGASYLAAKGVTTTHTVIAVLVLRFAVVLPVLVAAGRRRLRALSAAQWRGAGTLGLILAGIFLLETYGVVHTSATNAGLIISLTMILTPLAEAAVTGTRPPRAFLAAAALSVAGVVLLTQGGGFTGPTLGDLLMLLAALARTVHVLAMSRIKAVRSADSLSLTTVQLGSAVAVFAVLAALPGTGASPWSVALGFGPREWAGLLFLSVFCTLFAFFVQMWAVRRTSPSRVSLLLGTEPLWAAAVGIALAGDRPGTLGLAGAVLVLAGTTWGRRAADAADTAAR comes from the coding sequence ATGTCCTCCTTCGCCGTACCCGCACCCCTCGACGCCCCGCGCCGCGCCTGGCTCACGGACCTGCCGGTCCTGCTGGTCGCGGTCGTGTGGGGCGCCAGCTACCTCGCCGCCAAGGGCGTCACCACCACCCACACCGTCATCGCGGTGCTGGTCCTGCGGTTCGCGGTGGTGCTGCCCGTCCTGGTGGCGGCCGGACGGCGCAGGCTGCGGGCCCTGAGCGCCGCCCAGTGGCGCGGGGCGGGGACGCTCGGGCTGATCCTCGCCGGGATCTTCCTCCTGGAGACGTACGGGGTCGTCCACACCTCCGCCACCAACGCGGGCCTGATCATCAGCCTCACCATGATCCTCACCCCGCTCGCCGAGGCCGCCGTCACCGGCACCCGGCCGCCCCGCGCCTTCCTCGCCGCCGCCGCGCTCTCCGTCGCGGGCGTGGTGCTGCTGACGCAGGGCGGCGGCTTCACCGGGCCCACCCTCGGCGACCTGCTGATGCTGCTCGCGGCCCTCGCCCGCACCGTGCACGTCCTCGCGATGTCCCGGATCAAGGCGGTGCGGAGCGCGGACTCCCTCTCCCTCACCACCGTCCAGCTCGGCTCCGCCGTCGCGGTCTTCGCCGTCCTGGCGGCACTGCCGGGCACCGGGGCCTCGCCCTGGTCCGTGGCGCTCGGCTTCGGGCCCCGAGAGTGGGCCGGACTGCTCTTCCTCTCCGTCTTCTGCACGCTCTTCGCCTTCTTCGTGCAGATGTGGGCCGTACGCCGCACCTCGCCGTCCCGGGTCAGCCTGCTGCTCGGCACCGAGCCGCTGTGGGCCGCCGCCGTGGGCATCGCCCTCGCCGGTGACCGGCCCGGCACCCTCGGCCTCGCGGGCGCGGTCCTGGTCCTGGCCGGCACCACCTGGGGCCGCCGGGCCGCCGACGCAGCCGACACCGCCGCGCGGTAG
- a CDS encoding PaaI family thioesterase yields MSTAASAGGPGAFDLHMAQKVLDAQPFSRLLGARITAFGEGGAILELDIREELHQQNGFVHGGVLSYAADNALTFAAGAALGPAVLTAGFSIQYVRPARGTLLRARASVVHAGRRQAVVRCDLLTVAADDSETLCAVAQGTVLSTAAQAAPEVSWSPRGPGD; encoded by the coding sequence ATGAGCACCGCCGCGAGCGCCGGAGGCCCCGGCGCCTTCGACCTGCACATGGCGCAGAAGGTCCTGGACGCCCAGCCCTTCAGCCGGCTCCTCGGCGCGAGGATCACCGCCTTCGGCGAGGGCGGGGCGATCCTGGAGCTCGACATCCGCGAGGAGCTGCACCAGCAGAACGGGTTCGTCCACGGCGGGGTCCTCTCCTACGCCGCCGACAACGCCCTCACCTTCGCGGCGGGCGCCGCCCTGGGCCCGGCCGTCCTGACCGCGGGCTTCTCCATCCAGTACGTCCGCCCGGCGCGCGGCACCCTGCTGAGGGCCCGCGCCTCGGTCGTGCACGCCGGCCGCCGCCAGGCGGTCGTCCGCTGCGACCTGCTCACGGTGGCGGCCGACGACTCGGAGACGCTGTGCGCGGTCGCCCAGGGGACGGTCCTGTCGACGGCCGCCCAGGCAGCGCCCGAAGTCTCCTGGTCCCCTAGGGGACCAGGAGACTAG
- a CDS encoding IclR family transcriptional regulator, with product MPTSSASTTDAAKPAAASGGVQSLERAFDLLERMADAGGEVGLSELSASSGLPLPTIHRLMRTLVACGYVRQQPNRRYALGPRLIRLGESASRLLGTWARPYLARLVEETGETANMALLDGDEIVYVAQVPSKHSMRMFTEVGRRVLPHSTGVGKALLAYTPADEVRALLSRTGMPAATEKTITTPEGFLDALAAVRETGYAVDDNEQEIGVRCLAVSVPDSPTAAAISISGPAGRVTEAATEKIVPILQQVAEELSAALANTAGNGQG from the coding sequence GTGCCGACGTCCAGCGCCAGCACCACCGACGCCGCCAAGCCCGCCGCCGCGAGCGGTGGCGTCCAGTCCCTCGAGCGTGCCTTCGATCTCCTGGAGCGGATGGCCGACGCCGGCGGCGAGGTCGGGCTGAGCGAGCTCTCCGCCAGCAGCGGGCTCCCGCTGCCCACCATCCACCGCCTCATGCGCACCCTCGTCGCCTGCGGGTACGTACGCCAGCAGCCCAACCGGCGGTACGCGCTCGGCCCCCGGCTGATCCGCCTCGGCGAGTCCGCCTCCCGCCTGCTCGGCACCTGGGCCCGCCCGTACCTGGCCCGGCTCGTCGAGGAGACCGGCGAGACGGCGAACATGGCGCTGCTCGACGGCGACGAGATCGTGTACGTCGCGCAGGTGCCGTCCAAGCACTCCATGCGCATGTTCACCGAGGTCGGCCGCCGGGTGCTGCCGCACTCCACCGGCGTCGGCAAGGCACTGCTCGCGTACACCCCGGCGGACGAGGTGCGCGCGCTGCTCTCCCGTACCGGCATGCCGGCCGCCACCGAGAAGACCATCACCACGCCCGAGGGCTTCCTCGACGCGCTGGCGGCGGTGCGGGAGACGGGGTACGCGGTCGACGACAACGAGCAGGAGATAGGAGTCCGCTGCCTCGCGGTCTCCGTCCCCGACTCCCCCACCGCGGCGGCGATCTCCATCTCCGGCCCGGCCGGCCGGGTCACCGAGGCGGCCACCGAGAAGATCGTCCCGATCCTGCAGCAGGTCGCGGAGGAGCTGTCCGCGGCCCTCGCGAACACGGCGGGCAACGGACAGGGCTAG
- a CDS encoding response regulator transcription factor — MTIRLLIVDDDPLVRGGLALMLGGAEDIEIVGEGADGSEVPELVERLAPDVVLMDIRMPQVDGLTATERLRATSGAPEVVVLTTFHADEQVLRALRAGAAGFVLKDTPPAEIITAVRRVAAGDPVLSPAVTRQLMSHVAVQAQEPPRRATAAERLALLADREREVAVAVGQGRSNAEIAATLYMSVPTVKTHVSRILAKLGLNNRVQIALLVHDAGLLDLHDGERDA; from the coding sequence ATGACCATCCGTCTGCTCATCGTCGACGACGACCCGCTGGTCCGCGGCGGCCTGGCCCTGATGCTCGGCGGCGCCGAGGACATCGAGATCGTCGGCGAGGGCGCCGACGGATCCGAGGTGCCCGAGCTCGTCGAACGGCTCGCCCCCGACGTCGTCCTCATGGACATCCGCATGCCGCAGGTCGACGGCCTCACCGCCACCGAACGGCTGCGCGCCACGAGCGGGGCCCCCGAGGTCGTCGTCCTCACCACCTTCCACGCCGACGAGCAGGTGCTGCGGGCGCTGCGGGCCGGTGCCGCGGGCTTCGTCCTCAAGGACACCCCGCCCGCCGAGATCATCACCGCCGTCCGCCGGGTGGCCGCCGGCGACCCCGTGCTCTCCCCGGCCGTCACCCGCCAGCTGATGAGCCATGTCGCCGTGCAGGCGCAGGAACCGCCCCGCCGCGCCACCGCCGCCGAGCGCCTGGCCCTGCTCGCCGACCGCGAGCGCGAGGTCGCCGTCGCCGTCGGACAGGGCCGGTCCAACGCCGAGATCGCCGCCACCCTGTACATGAGCGTCCCCACCGTCAAGACGCACGTCTCGCGGATTCTGGCCAAACTCGGCCTCAACAACCGTGTCCAGATCGCGCTGCTCGTCCACGACGCCGGACTTCTCGATCTTCACGACGGCGAGCGCGATGCATAG
- a CDS encoding trypsin-like serine protease, which translates to MRTWMSRRTAAVLTTGAVAITSLVTALPAQAIVGGTESTQPYSFMVSLQYDAPRPDGHRCGAVLIAPQWAVTAGHCANTPTGSKAGVPRGWKVRVGSLDVTDGGEVTEVDTFYRRTAKYDPPGEDIALLHLRNPVRAKPVRLSETTPAVGTPVRILGWGEASDACGDFDDPACFPSRLREADTEVVPLQECWDDVDATSPLCVGRLDPPVGPGMTDSGGPALVRAGGEWVLAGTVIGPGIRGADHPALYTDVAKNSAWIDGIVTGTDVPPFDPIPNVEGAAKVGDCLGSVVRPPTARPQDPALALTNGHCVPSGRPAPGKALVDRPADLESPVTINDSAGYTRTTARATRLVYATMTGTDIALYRLDKTYAQLAAEGAKVFRLSTTPMRKGDRLSMAYNVNRPSCTVEAVVPHLREDGYQQDRAVRYATSDSCVSRPGHSGTALLASDGETVVGINNTHNRDGEQCTDNNPCEVGRDGSVTAVRGRSYGQQVHQIAACLTAGSRWKPTRPGCALTGATAGPR; encoded by the coding sequence ATGCGCACATGGATGAGCCGAAGGACGGCCGCCGTCCTGACGACGGGGGCCGTGGCGATCACGAGCCTGGTCACCGCCTTGCCGGCGCAGGCCATCGTCGGGGGTACCGAGTCCACCCAGCCGTATTCGTTCATGGTCTCGCTCCAGTACGACGCTCCCCGCCCGGACGGACACCGGTGCGGGGCCGTGCTCATCGCTCCGCAGTGGGCGGTGACCGCAGGGCACTGCGCCAACACCCCGACGGGCTCGAAGGCGGGCGTTCCCCGCGGCTGGAAGGTCCGTGTCGGGTCGCTGGACGTCACCGACGGCGGCGAAGTCACCGAGGTCGACACGTTCTACCGGCGTACAGCCAAGTACGACCCCCCGGGCGAGGACATCGCGTTGCTGCACCTGCGCAACCCGGTGCGGGCCAAGCCCGTACGGCTGTCCGAGACCACGCCCGCCGTGGGCACGCCCGTCCGCATCCTCGGCTGGGGCGAGGCTTCGGACGCCTGCGGTGACTTCGACGACCCCGCGTGCTTTCCCAGCAGACTGCGCGAAGCCGACACCGAGGTCGTGCCGCTCCAGGAGTGCTGGGACGACGTCGACGCCACTTCGCCCCTGTGCGTCGGCCGCCTCGATCCTCCTGTCGGGCCGGGGATGACGGACTCGGGAGGACCTGCCCTGGTCCGGGCGGGCGGCGAGTGGGTGCTGGCGGGAACGGTCATCGGTCCCGGCATCAGGGGCGCCGACCATCCCGCTCTGTACACCGATGTCGCGAAGAACTCCGCCTGGATCGACGGCATCGTGACCGGAACCGATGTGCCGCCCTTCGACCCGATCCCGAACGTGGAGGGCGCGGCCAAGGTGGGCGACTGCCTGGGGTCCGTGGTGCGGCCCCCCACCGCGCGCCCCCAGGACCCGGCGTTGGCGCTGACCAACGGCCACTGCGTGCCGAGCGGTCGGCCCGCGCCGGGGAAGGCGTTGGTGGACCGGCCCGCCGATCTGGAGAGCCCGGTCACCATCAACGACTCCGCCGGCTACACCCGGACCACCGCCCGCGCGACCCGGCTGGTGTACGCGACGATGACGGGCACCGACATCGCGCTGTACCGGCTGGACAAGACCTACGCACAGTTGGCCGCGGAGGGCGCGAAGGTCTTCCGGTTGTCCACCACCCCGATGCGCAAGGGCGACCGGCTGTCCATGGCCTACAACGTCAACCGTCCGTCGTGCACGGTGGAGGCCGTGGTGCCGCACCTGCGGGAGGACGGCTACCAACAGGACCGCGCGGTGCGCTACGCCACCAGCGACAGCTGCGTCAGCAGGCCCGGCCACTCCGGCACCGCACTGCTGGCGTCCGACGGGGAGACCGTCGTGGGCATCAACAACACCCACAACCGCGACGGCGAGCAGTGCACCGACAACAACCCCTGCGAGGTCGGCCGGGACGGATCCGTGACCGCGGTGCGGGGCCGCAGCTACGGCCAGCAGGTCCATCAGATCGCCGCCTGCCTCACCGCGGGCTCGCGATGGAAGCCGACCCGCCCGGGCTGCGCGCTGACCGGTGCCACGGCAGGACCTCGCTAG
- a CDS encoding cytochrome P450 family protein: MSVIDLGEYGADFTANPYPYYAKLRTQGPVHEVLTPDGMPAWLVVGYEEARAALADQRLSKSFSAFGMPLPEEEIVGPNLLIVDPPDHTRLRKLVAGEFTGRRVEALRPRIQQLTDELLDAMEPDGRADLVDSFAFPLPITVICELLGVPAADRDSFRAWSNELVAPTGAMTDREAVEGFGGYLDALIEDKRAAGPADDLLSALITTRAEDGDRLSLPELRALAYLLLIAGHETTVNLISNTVRALLTHPEQLAALRADSGLLDGTIEEGLRYDGPVESATLRFAPQALTLGGAEIPAGAIVLIGLAAGDRDPGRFPEPDRFDIRRDPRGHLAFGHGIHFCLGAPLARLEGKIAVRTLLERFPRLEIDPEAGSLEWLPGMLIRGTRRLPVVW; encoded by the coding sequence ATGTCCGTCATCGATCTGGGGGAGTACGGCGCGGACTTCACCGCGAACCCGTACCCGTATTACGCCAAGCTCCGCACGCAAGGGCCCGTCCACGAGGTGCTGACGCCGGACGGCATGCCGGCCTGGCTGGTCGTCGGGTACGAGGAGGCCCGCGCCGCCCTCGCCGACCAGCGCCTCTCCAAGTCCTTCTCCGCCTTCGGCATGCCGCTGCCCGAGGAGGAGATCGTCGGGCCGAACCTGCTCATCGTCGACCCGCCGGACCACACCCGGCTGCGCAAGCTGGTCGCGGGCGAGTTCACGGGCCGCCGGGTCGAGGCCCTGCGCCCGCGCATCCAGCAGCTCACCGACGAGCTCCTCGACGCGATGGAGCCGGACGGCCGCGCCGACCTCGTCGACTCCTTCGCCTTCCCGCTGCCCATCACCGTCATCTGCGAGCTCCTCGGCGTCCCGGCCGCCGACCGCGACTCCTTCCGCGCCTGGTCCAACGAGCTCGTCGCGCCGACCGGCGCCATGACCGACCGGGAGGCCGTCGAAGGATTCGGCGGCTACCTCGACGCGCTCATCGAGGACAAGCGGGCCGCGGGCCCCGCCGACGACCTGCTCTCCGCGCTCATCACCACCCGCGCCGAGGACGGCGACCGGCTCTCGCTGCCCGAACTCCGGGCCCTCGCCTACCTGCTGCTCATCGCGGGCCACGAGACCACCGTCAACCTGATCTCCAACACGGTCCGCGCCCTGCTCACGCACCCCGAGCAACTGGCGGCCCTGCGCGCGGACTCAGGCCTGCTCGACGGCACGATCGAGGAAGGGCTCCGCTACGACGGCCCGGTGGAGAGCGCGACCCTCCGCTTCGCCCCCCAGGCGCTCACCCTCGGCGGCGCGGAGATCCCCGCCGGCGCCATCGTCCTGATCGGCCTCGCCGCCGGAGACCGCGACCCGGGCCGCTTCCCGGAGCCGGACCGCTTCGACATCCGCCGCGACCCGCGCGGCCACCTGGCCTTCGGCCACGGCATCCACTTCTGCCTGGGCGCCCCGCTCGCCCGCCTGGAAGGCAAGATAGCCGTTCGGACACTCCTCGAACGCTTCCCGCGGCTGGAAATCGACCCCGAGGCAGGGTCGCTGGAGTGGCTCCCCGGCATGCTGATCCGCGGCACCCGCCGCCTGCCGGTCGTATGGTGA
- a CDS encoding dihydrofolate reductase family protein: protein MATLSLTQFLTLDGVHQAPGGPEEDTSDDFDLGGWSVPYGDDDFGRFVTEVFERPTAFLLGRRTYDIFAGYWPKHTDPDDPIASKLNDLPKYVASRTLTTAEWHDTTVLSGDVAQEVAALKERLDGEIQMHGSAGLAKTLMEHDLIDTLHLAVFPVVLGKGLRFFADGATPSAFRLTGARTTAAGVAIQTYEQAGRPTYGSY from the coding sequence ATGGCCACCCTGAGCCTCACCCAGTTCCTCACCCTCGACGGCGTCCACCAGGCCCCCGGCGGCCCCGAGGAGGACACCAGCGACGACTTCGACCTCGGCGGCTGGTCCGTCCCGTACGGCGACGACGACTTCGGGCGCTTCGTCACCGAGGTCTTCGAACGGCCCACCGCCTTCCTGCTGGGCCGCCGCACGTACGACATCTTCGCGGGCTACTGGCCGAAGCACACCGACCCGGACGACCCGATCGCGAGCAAGCTCAACGACCTTCCCAAATACGTCGCCTCGCGCACCCTGACCACCGCCGAGTGGCACGACACCACCGTGCTCTCCGGCGACGTGGCCCAGGAGGTCGCCGCGCTCAAGGAGCGGCTCGACGGCGAGATCCAGATGCACGGCAGCGCCGGCCTCGCCAAGACGCTGATGGAGCACGACCTCATCGACACCCTGCACCTGGCCGTCTTCCCCGTCGTCCTCGGCAAGGGCCTCCGCTTCTTCGCGGACGGCGCCACGCCCAGCGCCTTCCGGCTCACCGGCGCCCGCACCACGGCCGCCGGCGTCGCCATCCAGACGTACGAGCAGGCGGGACGCCCCACGTACGGGAGCTACTGA
- a CDS encoding sensor histidine kinase yields the protein MTRTARPERHTWLLPSHLVQAAGTETPGRGRPRRTVRDWIVDTTLFLLAAFVGLLAAETSLKYSSESVALTDQVVGGLACCALWLRRRWPAGLAVALSAVSIVAPTASGAVLASLFSVAVRRPFREVAWIGGLATAASVVQVFVRPDPSVNVVVAIGLGVVLILLVTAWGMLVRSRRQLVEALRDRALRAEAEAELRFEQAQRLAREAIAREMHDVLAHRLTLLSVHAGALEFRPDAPPEQVARAAGVIRDSAHEALQDLREIIGVLRAPGEEAADRPQPTLATLDALVDEVREAGMRVVLDTTVTDPGSVPASTGRTVYRIAQEALTNARKHAPGAEVTLTLRGRPGEGLTVEVRNPAPTGPVPEVPGSGQGLIGLTERATLAGGRMEHGPAPDGGFALRAWLPWPA from the coding sequence ATGACACGCACGGCACGCCCGGAGCGGCACACCTGGCTGCTCCCCTCCCACCTCGTCCAGGCCGCCGGGACCGAGACGCCCGGGCGCGGCCGGCCGCGGCGCACCGTGCGCGACTGGATCGTCGACACGACCCTCTTCCTGCTCGCCGCCTTCGTCGGGCTGCTCGCCGCCGAGACCAGCCTCAAGTACAGCAGCGAGTCGGTCGCGCTCACCGACCAGGTCGTCGGCGGCCTGGCCTGCTGCGCCCTCTGGCTGCGCCGCCGCTGGCCCGCCGGGCTCGCCGTCGCGCTCTCCGCCGTCAGCATCGTCGCACCCACCGCGAGCGGCGCCGTCCTCGCGAGCCTGTTCAGCGTCGCCGTACGGCGCCCCTTCCGGGAGGTCGCCTGGATCGGAGGCCTGGCCACGGCCGCCTCCGTCGTCCAGGTCTTCGTCCGGCCCGACCCCAGCGTCAACGTCGTCGTCGCCATCGGCCTCGGCGTCGTCCTGATCCTCCTCGTCACCGCCTGGGGCATGCTCGTCCGCTCCCGCCGCCAGCTCGTCGAGGCCCTGCGCGACCGGGCCCTGCGCGCCGAGGCCGAGGCCGAACTGCGCTTCGAGCAGGCCCAGCGGCTCGCCCGGGAGGCCATCGCCCGCGAGATGCACGACGTCCTCGCGCACCGGCTCACCCTGCTCAGCGTGCACGCCGGCGCCCTGGAGTTCCGGCCCGACGCCCCTCCCGAGCAGGTCGCCCGCGCCGCCGGCGTCATCCGCGACAGCGCCCACGAGGCCCTCCAGGACCTGCGCGAGATCATCGGCGTCCTGCGCGCCCCGGGGGAGGAGGCCGCGGACCGGCCCCAGCCCACCCTCGCCACCCTCGACGCCCTGGTCGACGAGGTCCGCGAGGCCGGCATGCGGGTCGTCCTCGACACCACCGTCACCGATCCCGGATCCGTCCCCGCCTCCACCGGGCGCACCGTCTACCGCATCGCCCAGGAGGCCCTGACCAACGCCCGCAAGCACGCCCCCGGCGCCGAGGTCACCCTCACCCTGCGCGGCCGCCCCGGCGAGGGCCTGACCGTCGAGGTCCGCAATCCCGCCCCCACCGGCCCCGTCCCGGAGGTCCCCGGCTCCGGGCAGGGCCTCATCGGACTCACCGAACGCGCCACCCTCGCCGGTGGCCGGATGGAGCACGGACCCGCCCCCGACGGAGGGTTCGCCCTGCGCGCCTGGCTACCGTGGCCCGCATGA
- the allB gene encoding allantoinase AllB — MDVNLVLRSTRVITPEGTRAASIAVAGGTIAAVLPYDAEVPAGARLEDVGDDVVLPGLVDTHVHVNDPGRTEWEGFWTATRAAAAGGITTLVDMPLNSLPPTTTVDNLRVKQEVARPKAHVDTGFWGGALPDNVKDLRPLHDAGVFGFKCFLSPSGVDEFPQLDQDQLAASLAEIAGFGGLMIVHAEDPHELAAAPQMSGGRAVEYAAFLASRPRVAENTAIENLINQARRLGARVHVLHLSSSDALPLIAAAKAEGVRITVESCPHFLTLTAEEVPDGATEFKCCPPIREEANQDLLWQGLADGTIDCVVSDHSPSTADLKTPDFASAWGGISSLQLGLPAIWTEARRRGHDLTDVARWMSEAPARLAGLGQKGAIEAGRDADFAVVDPDATFTVDPAELQHRNRVTAYAGRTLYGVVTSTWLRGERIADRGTLAEPSGRLLERTN; from the coding sequence GTGGACGTCAACCTGGTCCTGCGCTCGACGCGCGTCATCACTCCCGAGGGGACGCGCGCCGCGTCGATCGCCGTCGCCGGCGGGACGATCGCGGCCGTGCTGCCGTACGACGCCGAGGTACCGGCCGGTGCCCGGCTGGAGGACGTCGGCGACGACGTCGTCCTGCCCGGACTCGTCGACACCCACGTCCATGTGAACGACCCCGGTCGCACCGAGTGGGAGGGCTTCTGGACCGCCACCCGCGCCGCGGCCGCCGGCGGCATCACCACCCTCGTCGACATGCCGCTCAACTCGCTGCCGCCCACCACCACGGTCGACAACCTGCGCGTCAAGCAGGAGGTCGCCCGCCCCAAGGCGCACGTCGACACCGGCTTCTGGGGCGGCGCGCTGCCGGACAACGTCAAGGACCTGCGCCCCCTGCACGACGCCGGGGTTTTCGGCTTCAAGTGCTTCCTCTCGCCCTCCGGCGTCGACGAGTTCCCTCAGCTCGACCAGGACCAGCTGGCCGCCTCGCTCGCCGAGATCGCCGGCTTCGGCGGACTGATGATCGTCCACGCCGAGGACCCGCACGAGCTCGCCGCGGCCCCGCAGATGTCCGGCGGCAGGGCCGTCGAGTACGCGGCCTTCCTCGCCTCCCGGCCGCGCGTCGCCGAGAACACCGCGATCGAGAACCTGATCAACCAGGCCCGCCGCCTGGGCGCCCGCGTCCACGTGCTGCACCTCTCCTCCTCCGACGCGCTGCCGCTGATCGCCGCCGCCAAGGCCGAGGGCGTCCGCATCACCGTCGAGTCCTGCCCGCACTTCCTCACCCTCACGGCCGAGGAAGTCCCGGACGGCGCCACCGAGTTCAAGTGCTGCCCGCCGATCCGCGAGGAGGCCAACCAGGACCTGCTCTGGCAGGGCCTCGCCGACGGCACCATCGACTGCGTCGTCTCGGACCACTCGCCGTCCACCGCCGACCTCAAGACCCCCGACTTCGCCTCCGCCTGGGGCGGCATCTCCTCCCTCCAGCTCGGCCTGCCGGCCATCTGGACCGAGGCGCGCCGCCGCGGCCACGACCTCACCGACGTGGCCCGCTGGATGTCCGAGGCGCCGGCGCGGCTCGCGGGCCTCGGGCAGAAGGGCGCCATCGAGGCCGGCCGCGACGCCGACTTCGCCGTGGTCGACCCGGACGCCACCTTCACCGTCGACCCGGCGGAGCTCCAGCACCGCAACAGGGTCACCGCCTACGCGGGCCGCACCCTGTACGGCGTCGTCACCTCCACCTGGCTGCGCGGAGAGCGGATCGCCGACCGCGGCACCCTCGCCGAGCCCTCCGGCCGCCTCCTCGAAAGGACCAACTGA
- the alc gene encoding allantoicase, protein MSSIPRFTGDASPYGGGDPYADYRTADFPFTQYADLADRRLGAGVTAANDEFFAERENLLKPEAAEFDPEHFGHKGKIMDGWETRRRRGVSAAVPHPTEDDHDWALVRLGAPGVIRGIVVDTAHFRGNYPQAVSVEAASVAGSPSPEELLADDVKWTTLVPRTAIGGHAANGFAVDVEQRFTHLRVNQHPDGGIARLRVHGEVAPDPRWLGVLGTFDLAALENGGQVEDASDRFYSPATNTIQPGRSRKMDDGWETRRRRDKGNDWIRYSLAAESEIRAVEIDTAYLKGNSAGWAALSVAAEGSEDWTEILPRTRLQPDTNHRFVLDVPAVGSRVRIDIFPDGGISRLRLFGSLTEAGTARLTARHQELGG, encoded by the coding sequence GTGTCGTCCATACCCCGCTTCACCGGTGACGCGAGCCCCTACGGCGGCGGTGACCCGTACGCCGACTACCGCACGGCGGACTTCCCCTTCACCCAGTACGCCGACCTCGCCGACCGGCGACTCGGCGCGGGCGTGACCGCCGCCAACGACGAGTTCTTCGCCGAGCGCGAGAACCTGCTCAAGCCCGAGGCCGCCGAGTTCGACCCCGAGCACTTCGGCCACAAGGGCAAGATCATGGACGGCTGGGAGACCCGCCGCCGCCGCGGCGTCTCCGCCGCCGTGCCGCACCCCACCGAGGACGACCACGACTGGGCCCTGGTGCGCCTCGGCGCCCCCGGCGTCATCCGCGGCATCGTCGTCGACACCGCCCACTTCCGCGGCAACTACCCGCAGGCCGTCTCCGTCGAGGCCGCCTCGGTCGCCGGCTCGCCCTCGCCCGAGGAGCTGCTCGCCGACGACGTGAAGTGGACGACGCTCGTCCCGCGCACCGCCATCGGCGGCCACGCCGCCAACGGCTTCGCCGTCGACGTGGAGCAGCGCTTCACCCACCTGCGGGTCAACCAGCACCCCGACGGCGGCATCGCCCGCCTGCGCGTCCACGGCGAGGTCGCGCCCGACCCGCGGTGGCTCGGCGTGCTCGGCACCTTCGACCTCGCGGCCCTGGAGAACGGCGGCCAGGTCGAGGACGCCTCCGACCGCTTCTACTCCCCGGCCACCAACACCATCCAGCCCGGCCGCTCGCGCAAGATGGACGACGGCTGGGAGACCCGCCGCCGCCGTGACAAGGGCAACGACTGGATCCGGTACAGCCTCGCCGCCGAGTCCGAGATCCGCGCCGTCGAGATCGACACCGCCTACCTCAAGGGCAACAGCGCCGGCTGGGCCGCGCTCTCCGTGGCCGCCGAGGGCTCCGAGGACTGGACCGAGATCCTGCCCCGGACCCGCCTCCAGCCCGACACCAACCACCGCTTCGTGCTCGACGTGCCGGCGGTCGGCTCGCGGGTGCGGATCGACATCTTCCCGGACGGCGGCATCTCCCGCCTCCGTCTCTTCGGTTCGCTCACCGAAGCGGGCACGGCGCGGCTGACCGCCCGCCACCAGGAGCTGGGCGGCTGA